GCATATTCCAACCTGCCAATAACAGAATAAATTTCAGGAGATGGCACAAAAAGTTAGCAAACAAAGATCAAATACAGAACAAATAACCAACAACATCAGCAAGATGAGCACAGCCGCCAACGATTTTAAAGAAGGCACCCTCATACTACATTAACCCAATTTTATACATGCTTCATAAGTACAGGCTCACAATATCAGCATTGGCACTTGTTTATGCGTTAAGCAGTATGAGCCAACTTGCACAAAACAGAACCATATCAAGCATATTATCACTGGATAAAACACCTAACCCCATATAATGAAACTTGAGAATTCCTTACGTTGTGATCTCTCAGGAAGCTGATTTGATGGGAATATCAGAAGTTCAACACCATCGAAATTCCCTTTGAGGGCTAGATCATTCTTGATCATAGCATCCAACAGGATCTTGTAGTCTCTTTCGTAACTgcattcaaaattgaaaaagattgCATACTAagcaataaagaaaaatatgttctgcagaaaggaaaaatccctcaaaatataaaatgaaaaacaagcATGCTTATCGTTACCTCTCAAGATCTTTGGCAAAGAAGTAAAGTGCAATGTTATCTTCTTTAGCACCACTTTGATGGAAGTGTGATGGCCATACACTCAAGCGAGGTACTTCACTCAGAGGAACTTTGAACTGAAATTTGTTCACCACTTCAAGAACCCTTGGTGATGCACAAGTTGACAAATGAGCTTGAACTCCACCACATAAATCCAAATAATTTCCACCTCTCTGCACTTCGAAACTCCCCCTGCATGAAAATAAGAGGAGCCTATCTCGTAAGAAATTGTCAAGATgaaacataaagaaagaaaaaaaaatgcagagTATGAAGCAGACAAGACTGATAACAAATAGAAACCACGAGACCCTACTGCCAGATGTATTCATATTCTGGTATGGCTGTTGTCTTTGCAAGAACATACATCGCCACTGAAGCATGACTATGCAAATCTTTCACTGTAGACTTTCCAAGAGAAGGAACAACAGAAACAGAGTCTGTCACTTTGGAAGGAAACACAGAATCAATGGGCTGCACTGTATGCTGCTTTAAATTATTGACAGTTGTATTCTTGTAAGAGTCAGAAGTAGAAGTCCCAAGAACTGTTTGTCCATCATGTGATCCTTCACTACACGTGATATTATTCAACTTATTTGAAATCAATGATTGCTCTTGAGAAGCTACTTCATAACTTAAGTCCACGTTTGATGTGGACAACTCATCAGATGGATCGaatactctcttttttctgtATATTTCAGGCTTTCTAAGCAAAGCCGCGTGAATTGCATCTTTCAACCTATTACCTCTCGGCATATCCTCCCTAGAACTTATTGGAGTAGAAGCATCAGTACCAGAAGTCTGTGAAATGCCAACTCTGCAAAATTCCGCAGTATGACCTATGTCTTTACACTTTGGACTAGCTGCAACAGTAGGCCTACAGCGAGCAGAGCTCTCCCTGGTTTTATCAGCCTGACTTGTCATTTCCACTGATTGCGGGAACGCATCTTCTAATGTTTCGTCAACATTAGAgcatggtttctcaacaatcCCAGAATAGCTGGATAAGGGTTCATCCTTAGAGCTAACTTGGTTTGACTTTTGTTCAGAAGCAGAATTACATATTCCATTCGTAGATGAACCTCCAACTGCAACAGCAAACACATTGGTCATACCTTAAATTAGTAACACCAACTACTTTCAACATGCACCAACAGCAAACAAATTATAGAGAGAAACATAGGACACAACCACAAGCTTGAAAAACACAAGTTCCACCATCAAAAAGGCAAGAAAGCTACCTGAAGCATTTTGAGGCTCAACACCTTTACGAGTCAGATTACCAATAGATTTTGTTACGGTACTTAATTTTCCATCAGGTAATACGACCTTTGACTCTCGATTGTTGCTCACAGATGAAAGCAAACTAGTTTCACCACGAGATGCTGGGTCAATCTTAGGTGTTGAAACAATAGGACTAGCTGCGGGAAAACTAGCAAGGGGGCGGTCCAGTTTGgacaaattttttctttcaattgtgCTCCGCTCTTTTGCTTGTTTCAATCCTTTTAGATCTTGAACATGGCTAAATTTAGATGAAAGCATTTTAACTTTGGATTCAGACACATTTGAACGCCCTGAGTTCGCAGATTTgaatgacacagatttgcccATCATTCTGGCCACCCTCTCCTTCATATCAAGGGAAGAATGTTCTTTAGatcccttttgcttttgagGAACATCATCTACAGTCTTAACTCTTGGTTTGGAAGTCAAGGTGTTGAATGAATTTGACTTTAACAATGTACCTGCAAACAGAATACGATGAactgttattttttaatataaaactctacaaaaatgtaaatatgaaaaataagaaacccCACCTAGACATCACAAAGCATAAGAACTACCATACaataaaaagagaaggatAGAGATGGAGCATGTACCATGCAGCAATAACTACTCACCCTTGGTTGTTTGAAGCCGTATACCACTAGAAGGAGAGCGTGCAGTTTCTGATATATCATTAATGGACTGTGAGCTCTGATAAGTTGACCTCAATCTTTCCTTATCTATGCTCTTGAACGAAGACTCACGTGATAGAGCACCCATTCTCTTAGGGCTGGATGGCCTTGGTGATCCCACACGAATTTCAAGAGCCTGCCTTTTCGCAGCAGGAGCTACTTCTATATTTTCTGCTAGTCTCTTATTAGAGAATTGTGTACTCAAAATGGCTTTGTCCATTTTTTTCCCCTCCATATCTGAACCTTAATAATTCAAATGtcgaaaaaaaaatcagtgcATTTCACAAATAACAGCATGTTAGCATCTGTTTTCAGAAAACTAATATAACTCAATTTGCTTTACCTTGCTTCTGGTTGTCAGCTTCCTCAGCAAACTTGCATTCCTCACACAGCCATTGACCTTTAGGAACTCTCCGAAGCATCTTTCGCATGCAATAGCTGCTTTTTGCAATAATAATGTTAACAAATTTTGATCACAGGCATTGGATCAACATAAAATATCGCCATCAAAACCTAACAGCAGAAAGTATGGTGAAAGACTATTACATGTGTTCTGCACCATCGCTGCACCTACTACACATGGCAAGCATATCTTCGCGACCTGCATCCCCACAAATATCGCATACTTTTACCTGTTtatgaaccccaaaaaaaaaaagggaaaattttTAGTCCTTCAgctaaagaaagaagaggctAAAGTTTCTTCTACTAAAATACAGATCCTCCAGAACTTAAAGTAAAAAGAAGCCATTACAGGCCTCAACACAGTTGAATACATCAAGCATATCATCCTTCAAACGAAAATGTGAAGGCATCAGTATCTAACTAAATAGCAAACATTTGACAAATTCTTAACAAACAAAGACGGATGTGTTCCTAATCACACTGACAAAAGCCGCAAATACCTGATTGCTCAATATTTTCCGAAAACATGTTAATCAACATTAGGCTTGACCAATCAATTGAGTGCTAACGACAACAGACAATTCATGGGACCACAGTTCTGTGAACCATAAATCAAGAGGCTTATATTTACAAACCTTCAGAACTAACAACTagcaagaaaatatcattctATCCGAAAACATATATAGAGGCACTTAGGGGAAGCCCAAAAAAAAGTCCAAAGAACACAGATAACAAGAATTTTATGCAGACAAGTCATACAtacaaattttactttttgggggggggaggggggagaACTCACATCATGCTCCACAATGTCCGATTCATCACTGTCATCTCCAGAAGCAGATTGCAAGGGCTGCTTCTCAGCTACTGCGACCAACTCATTAGACTTCACATCTTGTTCACCATGATCCAAACATTTCAAAGCTTCATCATTTAGGTCTTGGCCATTACCATTGGTCTCTACTTCTTTCTTCGGACAGATTTTTGTAGAGGCCCCCAAACCTTTATTAGAATCAAATTTCTGGCGAGCGACAATATCAGATGGTGACTCTTTTATTAATGATGAATCCATATTCCCAGAGCATTCTGGCAGTTTTCCCTGCATATGAGAAGACGCATCCTCTCCTAAAtcagttattaaaaaaaataaaaataaaaagttaaggAACATGATGCACCAATTTGTGAGTGGGAGCGTGACTTTGCACCTTTGTTGCACTATCACCAGCATCTGCAGCTTTTACCATCTCTGACAAGACTGACTTGTGTGCCTTTTCAACTTCTTCTGGATCTACACTACCAACTGAAGCAAAACTACAAGACAAATTCTTCCGTTCTACATTTCTGTTATGGTGATTGACTGCTAAATTTGCATCATTGACTCTACTTATACATGAAATGTTATCGTCATTGACTTCAACAACTTTTGAATCCTCAAACGTATTTGTAAGCATCTCAAAACCTTCTACAGCATCAGATGTATCAGAAGACCTTATGGGTGCTTTGCTTTCAGCATTTTCAGACAAAGAATCATGACTTGAATTAACACTAAGTAGGTTACTAGTCTCACTGGTGGTATGTTGTAAACTGTCACATGCCTTGCTCTTAAAAGAGGCTGAAGTATCGCCCACATTGATAGAATATTGACTAGCCGCATTAACACGACAGGTTTCATCAGAAAATTCATCAGCCTTTGACCCCATAAGAGCTCTATTAAAATGCACACAAGATGAACAGGGAGCAGAACACAGGTTACAAGCCCCAGACTCGCCTCTCATATGAACTTTCCGACTCATAGAATGCTTACCAAATTCTTTTATAGATTGAGATGACACCTAATAAATGCAATAAATCAATTAGGAACGGATACAATACAAAAATTAACAATgagaattgaaaaagaaaaaaacttatgaAAGATGTATAGACAACTCCTGAGTTTTCAACAGTGACCATATTTAAGCATGGAAAATGTAAAAATCAGGTCAATGAGATAAAGGCAACACCAAAAGTCACTCTCAGTTTAAGGGAGTattgataaaaagaaaataacacaCTAAACCAGATTTCATTATGAGAAATAATGTTCTCATGGtcgttcttttattttgagttgttAATGCTCATTATTACCAATGTCCTCCAAATGCACCTGAATAACATCCTCCACTACCAAACAAAGAAGGATAACAAGTAACTACAACTGCAGGAAGCTGCATGTGGCAATCCCCTCCACTGGCCCGTCAACATtctcacaaataaaaattacttttAGTTTAATGTATAAGAGAAATTCCTGCACTGTTCCTAGAATGGATTTAATCAACCATTACAGCTGCACTCCTAGTCAGCGAGAAGTGTCCAATGAAGTTATTAGCAAGAAATGCATATGGTTTGCAGCACAAACTAATTCCTGCACTGTTCCTAGAACCTGGATTCAATCATCCATTATAGCCACACTCCTAGTTATTCAGAAATGTCTACTGAGATTCTTATAACTCTAACGTTGTTCCTCATagtcaacaaaaaaacaataaactcCCAAAAGCTTAATTgtctatttctctttttcttttctttttctttgaaatacGCACTACTGCATGATACAGGAAAAGACAGctgaaaattaataaaaagaaaaagaaagaaggcaaATTACCCTGTTTTCTCACCATATTCTTCTTAATATCATGATCAGTCTCATCAGCAGGCCCTTGCATACGATGACTCCCTCTCAAGACTGGTGTGATCTAAAAGGGGACACCAAAATTACATTAATTCCAATCTCCGGTAGCCAATTATGGAATACTCTGGACTAACATTAATGGCTGAAAACTAAATCCATTTAGAGGCAAAGAGACTCATATCAAGCTAACAAatttaatatgtatatatatgtacaaagTGATGCAATCAAACCCAGAATGAAACTTGACAAAATATAGGCCCAAAAACCCTAACCATGAAACCAACACTATCTTGAATAATACAACCGTTTGGCAATCAATTCAGCGAGTCATCCGATCATActgaagaaaatcaaattctccCAAAAGAGAAGGGGTTAAAAGAACCAAGTCGGCTAACAATTACGTGCCTCTGGTTTCATAACAATCCGCGTGGCGGTGTAAAGCTCATCGACTGCCCGTTCCTTCCGGCAGGACATCATCAAGATGACAACCAGTCCCAACCCTAATCTAATCCAAACCCAAACTCCGCTATTCCAATTGCAGGAATCCCTCACGGTTGAATTCAATTCGATTGAAAACCCTAACTTCCCAGCAAATGGTATCCAAAAATCAAGTTCTCAGACAACAACCACACGACCATCTACTATATTACACCACACAGAATCTGATTAAATAAAATgttttgtgtttatttatatataaaatatatatctcgctttctctctctacttttttctatctctctctgtgaTCTGGGAAAAAATCCTGCAATGGAATCCATCTACATATTAAGCAGCTTAAATCTCGCcaggaattttattttctacgGAAAATGAGTAAATGAGTAAAGTTTCGTATATTTCGAATTTAAATGCGGGCCTAAAAAAATTGGGGTCCtctgaaaaaaatttgtgggTCTACCATATTACGGCCTgtctagtttttttattttgaagaatAATGTTACTCTtatcatattatattatattctCATATTACCTTATGTGGTAATTAAAATGGACAGTCacacattaataaaaattatttaataatttttttcttttatgatttatttttctaattttcttaatgaaaatatactttattgatttaattgatgtagcATATAATATGTGACATACTTCATatggtataaaaatataggatAAAAATGTAGTAAGTATAgcattactttaattttttttttaaatttgacaattaaaaatttaacatcAGGTTCctctaaaaacaaaacatgacGTTTTATTTTGGTACCATATATGgccaaacccaaaagaaaaaggtttttggtttattttaagAAGTTACACTTCTTCCCCACTAGTCTAACTTATTTTCTACTACGaactatataattttaattttgaaaatttttaatCTTGTAGTTGAATTTGATTTGGAATCAaggcaaaattataaaattggtCAAATTAATAGATTAAATTTGACAAGGATCAAATTTGACATAGatcatagaaagaaaaaaaaaaaagttgaattgTAAGGACAAACAAGAAATATAATATGCGTAAAAAGACATATGTCGCGGATCTTCTTCgtaaaaaatttatcttttcAGAAAACGTGTAAATAGAGGTATTATCTCTATTATTACAAAGTCAACCATTCTTTTTGGGTCATAAGTTTCACCCATAAAAAATTAtctctaataataataatcacgAAGGCTAAGGCTTGGATGGATATTGATCTGCATTCATCTTTCCTTGTGGTTCAAATCGTATTATCTTCCTATGCGGACAAGCGAAGATGATATGCCTAACAAGTGGCATgctacaaaataaataaataatatgggTACCTACCACGCAAATTACTTCATAGTTAAGTTAAACCACCCGCAATTTCATaataaaacctaaaaaatgCGTTATGAATCAAATCATTCAAATCGCAttctttttggaatttttatgaaaaggtTAAGTTGTTAGTTACATTACATAGTTGGCATTAAACTACATTAATCAATCGGGTGTTTGTCAGCCTGCCGAGAGGTATAATGTGCAGAAAGCAAaagcagagaaagaaaagcacTGGCCACAAAGATTGCATCAAACCACCGGTGATAGAAGTCAAACTGAATATCTCCACCCAATACATCTGTTATGATCATCCTGCCAGGAGATAAAAGCTCAGGCAACAACACTCTTATCTCTATCCAAAACTCGTTCAACATGCAATCAAGTTTATATGACACAAGACCTAACAAAGTTTGACGACCATCATTTGGAAATCTGCACTTCTAGACAGACAAAACATGACTAAAGTAACAATTTCAGTCAATAATCAAGTGTCGTATACTGTTTTTATATTAGTATAGTTCTCTCTTAATTTGTGagttcaaaatttcaatttattaaatgatAAGGTATTAATTCCAACATACTGTAAATGTAGTTTACAATTACAACAAGAAATATTCCTCGCACCATTACTGTTGTCAATACTTGGATGCATCCTGTAAGACAAAGTATTTTGGTCGGTTACTATTTTTCCCCGAGCCCTCCATACTTATGAAGTATAAGAGGAGGACAATGTTTTTGTTCTGTAAGAGGCaacttcttgttttcttgtaAATGTGCATCAAATTCATTTCAAAGTTTTGAAGCATGTTTTCGCCCtaacaaaatataataattaggAAATTTGAGGTGCGGTATGCACACTAGAGTGAAAATAATTAGCACTTAAGCTCAAAACAACTGaccaaaattcataaatataaTCAGAGTCCAGACCATTCAACatcaaaggaaagaaaaacccaaaactaaGTCGAATGTACTCAGTTGCCTGTACTCAATTATCGGCATACCTGTACTCAGTTGCCAAGCTTTTTCTTATCAAAAGAATAGAGGACAGGAAGTACATTCCCATAATTTCAGAGAGAAACAGTACAACATTGCTAGAAGATCCACTCCCAACTCTTGATACTGCAAAAAAGAACTGTGCACAGCAAAGACAGAAAGCTAAGCCATAGGATATcagaaaacaatgaaaaaagatgCCCCATTTATCCTTCCACCAGTTTCTCGTTAACAAagataacaaaaaatgaaaaagcttGAGGGCATTGATGTCATTGATGTCATTGCACCAGGCATGTATATAAAAAGGTCATATCAAAATACTATGCCACTTAATAATCCAAAGACTGGTAAAAGAACAACCAGTGTATTCCCAGAAAACAACTTAAAATGGGATTAAGACCTGGTTAagatcaatttattttttattcaagtAATTGTAGCACTAGCATGCACAAcctaaaaaaaaggaagtatCTGGTTATAAACTCCAGATCCAAAACAACTGTGTTTTAACTTTCGGCTATTTAGCCTTGCTGGTTGTCTGCAACTCAgtcaaaagtaaaaaagcaAGCATTCagaactcttttttttcaatttttctaaaaagacTGGACACCGCATATTGGTAATCAGTCTGAA
Above is a window of Prunus persica cultivar Lovell chromosome G2, Prunus_persica_NCBIv2, whole genome shotgun sequence DNA encoding:
- the LOC18787726 gene encoding uncharacterized protein LOC18787726 isoform X3 yields the protein MMSCRKERAVDELYTATRIVMKPEITPVLRGSHRMQGPADETDHDIKKNMVSSQSIKEFGKHSMSRKVHMRGESGACNLCSAPCSSCVHFNRALMGSKADEFSDETCRVNAASQYSINVGDTSASFKSKACDSLQHTTSETSNLLSVNSSHDSLSENAESKAPIRSSDTSDAVEGFEMLTNTFEDSKVVEVNDDNISCISRVNDANLAVNHHNRNVERKNLSCSFASVGSVDPEEVEKAHKSVLSEMVKAADAGDSATKGKLPECSGNMDSSLIKESPSDIVARQKFDSNKGLGASTKICPKKEVETNGNGQDLNDEALKCLDHGEQDVKSNELVAVAEKQPLQSASGDDSDESDIVEHDVKVCDICGDAGREDMLAMCSRCSDGAEHIYCMRKMLRRVPKGQWLCEECKFAEEADNQKQGSDMEGKKMDKAILSTQFSNKRLAENIEVAPAAKRQALEIRVGSPRPSSPKRMGALSRESSFKSIDKERLRSTYQSSQSINDISETARSPSSGIRLQTTKGTLLKSNSFNTLTSKPRVKTVDDVPQKQKGSKEHSSLDMKERVARMMGKSVSFKSANSGRSNVSESKVKMLSSKFSHVQDLKGLKQAKERSTIERKNLSKLDRPLASFPAASPIVSTPKIDPASRGETSLLSSVSNNRESKVVLPDGKLSTVTKSIGNLTRKGVEPQNASVGGSSTNGICNSASEQKSNQVSSKDEPLSSYSGIVEKPCSNVDETLEDAFPQSVEMTSQADKTRESSARCRPTVAASPKCKDIGHTAEFCRVGISQTSGTDASTPISSREDMPRGNRLKDAIHAALLRKPEIYRKKRVFDPSDELSTSNVDLSYEVASQEQSLISNKLNNITCSEGSHDGQTVLGTSTSDSYKNTTVNNLKQHTVQPIDSVFPSKVTDSVSVVPSLGKSTVKDLHSHASVAMGSFEVQRGGNYLDLCGGVQAHLSTCASPRVLEVVNKFQFKVPLSEVPRLSVWPSHFHQSGAKEDNIALYFFAKDLESYERDYKILLDAMIKNDLALKGNFDGVELLIFPSNQLPERSQRWNMLFFLWGVFRTTRVHRLDFTKETCVPSLSNSLDKYGTLSENLCIPKHIDEFSASDKCRDVASAANSLLHMGPTVSKDHVSKDTYPEEVRSGSKVSLVVQDSRLDSNTTKNAGLSEGVPCTAPLQQEICLRGSGLGTEIKSSIPITGSNSSNKGEKRQVHWVTSGDREGAEYLKIRPISNQEVAIAGSVGEETIPDRKKRVGLAGGVEEVILDGVNIESVECKQDKELKRDYGYKEIEAALVRDLTAGVNSFQSSKRKHPHIALSETAASAATNQEMSWNEVNSTQIDGEGDSKKPKIGSSGLYGCSTSRGTNAVDDGFVPHNDMGPCSMVEKRCVEACEEKVIPEDLGTTERYFFPVDSRHVQHFHTVENSVPWKGSSSGDEDKSRDGFPSLELALGAETKPQNKGILPFFVGLADEKNNQDKPLDAVVDEKDDDASASLSLSLSFPFPDKEQPVKPVSKSEQLLPERHHVNTSLLLFGRLPDK
- the LOC18787726 gene encoding uncharacterized protein LOC18787726 isoform X2, with translation MMSCRKERAVDELYTATRIVMKPEITPVLRGSHRMQGPADETDHDIKKNMVSSQSIKEFGKHSMSRKVHMRGESGACNLCSAPCSSCVHFNRALMGSKADEFSDETCRVNAASQYSINVGDTSASFKSKACDSLQHTTSETSNLLSVNSSHDSLSENAESKAPIRSSDTSDAVEGFEMLTNTFEDSKVVEVNDDNISCISRVNDANLAVNHHNRNVERKNLSCSFASVGSVDPEEVEKAHKSVLSEMVKAADAGDSATKGKLPECSGNMDSSLIKESPSDIVARQKFDSNKGLGASTKICPKKEVETNGNGQDLNDEALKCLDHGEQDVKSNELVAVAEKQPLQSASGDDSDESDIVEHDVKVCDICGDAGREDMLAMCSRCSDGAEHIYCMRKMLRRVPKGQWLCEECKFAEEADNQKQDMEGKKMDKAILSTQFSNKRLAENIEVAPAAKRQALEIRVGSPRPSSPKRMGALSRESSFKSIDKERLRSTYQSSQSINDISETARSPSSGIRLQTTKGTLLKSNSFNTLTSKPRVKTVDDVPQKQKGSKEHSSLDMKERVARMMGKSVSFKSANSGRSNVSESKVKMLSSKFSHVQDLKGLKQAKERSTIERKNLSKLDRPLASFPAASPIVSTPKIDPASRGETSLLSSVSNNRESKVVLPDGKLSTVTKSIGNLTRKGVEPQNASVGGSSTNGICNSASEQKSNQVSSKDEPLSSYSGIVEKPCSNVDETLEDAFPQSVEMTSQADKTRESSARCRPTVAASPKCKDIGHTAEFCRVGISQTSGTDASTPISSREDMPRGNRLKDAIHAALLRKPEIYRKKRVFDPSDELSTSNVDLSYEVASQEQSLISNKLNNITCSEGSHDGQTVLGTSTSDSYKNTTVNNLKQHTVQPIDSVFPSKVTDSVSVVPSLGKSTVKDLHSHASVAMYVLAKTTAIPEYEYIWQGSFEVQRGGNYLDLCGGVQAHLSTCASPRVLEVVNKFQFKVPLSEVPRLSVWPSHFHQSGAKEDNIALYFFAKDLESYERDYKILLDAMIKNDLALKGNFDGVELLIFPSNQLPERSQRWNMLFFLWGVFRTTRVHRLDFTKETCVPSLSNSLDKYGTLSENLCIPKHIDEFSASDKCRDVASAANSLLHMGPTVSKDHVSKDTYPEEVRSGSKVSLVVQDSRLDSNTTKNAGLSEGVPCTAPLQQEICLRGSGLGTEIKSSIPITGSNSSNKGEKRQVHWVTSGDREGAEYLKIRPISNQEVAIAGSVGEETIPDRKKRVGLAGGVEEVILDGVNIESVECKQDKELKRDYGYKEIEAALVRDLTAGVNSFQSSKRKHPHIALSETAASAATNQEMSWNEVNSTQIDGEGDSKKPKIGSSGLYGCSTSRGTNAVDDGFVPHNDMGPCSMVEKRCVEACEEKVIPEDLGTTERYFFPVDSRHVQHFHTVENSVPWKGSSSGDEDKSRDGFPSLELALGAETKPQNKGILPFFVGLADEKNNQDKPLDAVVDEKDDDASASLSLSLSFPFPDKEQPVKPVSKSEQLLPERHHVNTSLLLFGRLPDK
- the LOC18787726 gene encoding uncharacterized protein LOC18787726 isoform X1, which translates into the protein MMSCRKERAVDELYTATRIVMKPEITPVLRGSHRMQGPADETDHDIKKNMVSSQSIKEFGKHSMSRKVHMRGESGACNLCSAPCSSCVHFNRALMGSKADEFSDETCRVNAASQYSINVGDTSASFKSKACDSLQHTTSETSNLLSVNSSHDSLSENAESKAPIRSSDTSDAVEGFEMLTNTFEDSKVVEVNDDNISCISRVNDANLAVNHHNRNVERKNLSCSFASVGSVDPEEVEKAHKSVLSEMVKAADAGDSATKGKLPECSGNMDSSLIKESPSDIVARQKFDSNKGLGASTKICPKKEVETNGNGQDLNDEALKCLDHGEQDVKSNELVAVAEKQPLQSASGDDSDESDIVEHDVKVCDICGDAGREDMLAMCSRCSDGAEHIYCMRKMLRRVPKGQWLCEECKFAEEADNQKQGSDMEGKKMDKAILSTQFSNKRLAENIEVAPAAKRQALEIRVGSPRPSSPKRMGALSRESSFKSIDKERLRSTYQSSQSINDISETARSPSSGIRLQTTKGTLLKSNSFNTLTSKPRVKTVDDVPQKQKGSKEHSSLDMKERVARMMGKSVSFKSANSGRSNVSESKVKMLSSKFSHVQDLKGLKQAKERSTIERKNLSKLDRPLASFPAASPIVSTPKIDPASRGETSLLSSVSNNRESKVVLPDGKLSTVTKSIGNLTRKGVEPQNASVGGSSTNGICNSASEQKSNQVSSKDEPLSSYSGIVEKPCSNVDETLEDAFPQSVEMTSQADKTRESSARCRPTVAASPKCKDIGHTAEFCRVGISQTSGTDASTPISSREDMPRGNRLKDAIHAALLRKPEIYRKKRVFDPSDELSTSNVDLSYEVASQEQSLISNKLNNITCSEGSHDGQTVLGTSTSDSYKNTTVNNLKQHTVQPIDSVFPSKVTDSVSVVPSLGKSTVKDLHSHASVAMYVLAKTTAIPEYEYIWQGSFEVQRGGNYLDLCGGVQAHLSTCASPRVLEVVNKFQFKVPLSEVPRLSVWPSHFHQSGAKEDNIALYFFAKDLESYERDYKILLDAMIKNDLALKGNFDGVELLIFPSNQLPERSQRWNMLFFLWGVFRTTRVHRLDFTKETCVPSLSNSLDKYGTLSENLCIPKHIDEFSASDKCRDVASAANSLLHMGPTVSKDHVSKDTYPEEVRSGSKVSLVVQDSRLDSNTTKNAGLSEGVPCTAPLQQEICLRGSGLGTEIKSSIPITGSNSSNKGEKRQVHWVTSGDREGAEYLKIRPISNQEVAIAGSVGEETIPDRKKRVGLAGGVEEVILDGVNIESVECKQDKELKRDYGYKEIEAALVRDLTAGVNSFQSSKRKHPHIALSETAASAATNQEMSWNEVNSTQIDGEGDSKKPKIGSSGLYGCSTSRGTNAVDDGFVPHNDMGPCSMVEKRCVEACEEKVIPEDLGTTERYFFPVDSRHVQHFHTVENSVPWKGSSSGDEDKSRDGFPSLELALGAETKPQNKGILPFFVGLADEKNNQDKPLDAVVDEKDDDASASLSLSLSFPFPDKEQPVKPVSKSEQLLPERHHVNTSLLLFGRLPDK
- the LOC18787726 gene encoding uncharacterized protein LOC18787726 isoform X5, whose translation is MSRKVHMRGESGACNLCSAPCSSCVHFNRALMGSKADEFSDETCRVNAASQYSINVGDTSASFKSKACDSLQHTTSETSNLLSVNSSHDSLSENAESKAPIRSSDTSDAVEGFEMLTNTFEDSKVVEVNDDNISCISRVNDANLAVNHHNRNVERKNLSCSFASVGSVDPEEVEKAHKSVLSEMVKAADAGDSATKGKLPECSGNMDSSLIKESPSDIVARQKFDSNKGLGASTKICPKKEVETNGNGQDLNDEALKCLDHGEQDVKSNELVAVAEKQPLQSASGDDSDESDIVEHDVKVCDICGDAGREDMLAMCSRCSDGAEHIYCMRKMLRRVPKGQWLCEECKFAEEADNQKQGSDMEGKKMDKAILSTQFSNKRLAENIEVAPAAKRQALEIRVGSPRPSSPKRMGALSRESSFKSIDKERLRSTYQSSQSINDISETARSPSSGIRLQTTKGTLLKSNSFNTLTSKPRVKTVDDVPQKQKGSKEHSSLDMKERVARMMGKSVSFKSANSGRSNVSESKVKMLSSKFSHVQDLKGLKQAKERSTIERKNLSKLDRPLASFPAASPIVSTPKIDPASRGETSLLSSVSNNRESKVVLPDGKLSTVTKSIGNLTRKGVEPQNASVGGSSTNGICNSASEQKSNQVSSKDEPLSSYSGIVEKPCSNVDETLEDAFPQSVEMTSQADKTRESSARCRPTVAASPKCKDIGHTAEFCRVGISQTSGTDASTPISSREDMPRGNRLKDAIHAALLRKPEIYRKKRVFDPSDELSTSNVDLSYEVASQEQSLISNKLNNITCSEGSHDGQTVLGTSTSDSYKNTTVNNLKQHTVQPIDSVFPSKVTDSVSVVPSLGKSTVKDLHSHASVAMYVLAKTTAIPEYEYIWQGSFEVQRGGNYLDLCGGVQAHLSTCASPRVLEVVNKFQFKVPLSEVPRLSVWPSHFHQSGAKEDNIALYFFAKDLESYERDYKILLDAMIKNDLALKGNFDGVELLIFPSNQLPERSQRWNMLFFLWGVFRTTRVHRLDFTKETCVPSLSNSLDKYGTLSENLCIPKHIDEFSASDKCRDVASAANSLLHMGPTVSKDHVSKDTYPEEVRSGSKVSLVVQDSRLDSNTTKNAGLSEGVPCTAPLQQEICLRGSGLGTEIKSSIPITGSNSSNKGEKRQVHWVTSGDREGAEYLKIRPISNQEVAIAGSVGEETIPDRKKRVGLAGGVEEVILDGVNIESVECKQDKELKRDYGYKEIEAALVRDLTAGVNSFQSSKRKHPHIALSETAASAATNQEMSWNEVNSTQIDGEGDSKKPKIGSSGLYGCSTSRGTNAVDDGFVPHNDMGPCSMVEKRCVEACEEKVIPEDLGTTERYFFPVDSRHVQHFHTVENSVPWKGSSSGDEDKSRDGFPSLELALGAETKPQNKGILPFFVGLADEKNNQDKPLDAVVDEKDDDASASLSLSLSFPFPDKEQPVKPVSKSEQLLPERHHVNTSLLLFGRLPDK